In the Paenibacillus sp. FSL R7-0337 genome, ATTGTTTATCGTTTCCATATAGAGGATTTAACATCCGATCATCCAAGCATTCAACAAGAACGTCACCGGCAGGACCAATAAAAAACACGGACAGCTCAAATAGCCCGGATATGAGCTTGCAATGGCTTGCAACGCTTTGTTCCATAAAAACCTCCTATGACTGCCTCATAGTATTAAGCTTCTAAATTACAATCATAATACCATAATATTCACTGCTATTTCATTACAATAAGAGTAGTAAGCGGTATCATAAAATTTCTGGAATTATCGAAAGGCGGATACAGATGGAGTTAAACAATCTTCGCATTGAATACATGGACAATCCCCTTGGTTTGGATATACCAAACCCGCGCTTCTCATGGCATTTGGTTTCTTCAGCGCAAGGAGTCATGCAGACTGCCTATCAGATCACTGTAACCAAGGATACTGAGGAGGTTTGGAATTCAGGTAAGGTGGAGGCGGACACTTCAATTCTGGTAGAGTATGCTGGCCTCCCGCTTCAGGCCTCTAGTTTTTATCAGATTCATGTCACTGCATGGGACAATCAAGGCAATCAAGCCAGTATTGCAGGACATTTCGAAACAGGTCTTCTGAAGGGAAGTAACTTTACAGCAGATTGGATTACGCATACCTTCCCGGATGATGAAACTGCACCTCCCGTTTTCCAAAAGATCTTCACTGCAGAAAAGGATATACAGTCAGCCCGTCTCTATGCATCCTCATTAGGAGTTTATGAAATTTCTATTAATGGAAATCGGGTAGGGGATCATTATTTTGCTCCTGGCTGGACGAATTACAAGGAGCGGCTGCAATATCAGACCTATAGCTTAGACGGACTCTTGGAGCAGCAAAATAAAATAGAGATCACAGTTGGAAATGGCTGGTATAAAGGGATCTTTGGCTTCACCTGTACTCCGAATCATTACGGGGACAGAGTGGCCGCTATCGCCGAACTGCACATCGTCTATACAGACGGATCGAAAGAAGTAATTGTGACAGATGAGAGCTGGAAGGTGACGAAGGGACCTATCCGCTCCAGCGAAATCTACATGGGAGAGACCTATGACTCCTGTTATGCAGACGATACTCAATATGAAGTGGTCCCATTCTCCTATAATAACGAGCGTCTTGTCGCCCAGGAATGTGAACCGGTCAGGATTACCAAAAGGCTGCCCGCAGTGAAGCTCTTTACGACACCCAAAGGAGAGCAGGTTATTGATTTCGGACAGATTCTGACCGGATTCGTAGAGCTGCAGATTACCGGGCGTGAGGGCCAGGTCATTACTATCCGGCATGCCGAGGTACTTGATAAAGAAGGGAACCTGTACCCTGAGACCTTGCGGCAAGCAATCTCTATTGACCGTTTTATTTGTAATGGGAAAGAGCAAGTCTTCCGGCCGCATTTTACTTTTCATGGGTTCCGTTACATTGCGGTCGAAGGCTTAGAGGTCATTCAACCGGAGCTGTTCACCGCCTGCGTACTGCATTCACATCTGGAGGAAACAGGCAGCCTGACCACCTCGAGTGAAATGGTTAACCAATTATTCAGTAACATTCAATGGAGCCAGCGCGGTAATTTCCTGGACATTCCTACGGACTGCCCGCAAAGAGATGAACGTCTTGGCTGGACAGGCGATGCTCAGGTGTTTGCCGGAACGGCTGCCTTTAATATGAATGTAGCCTCCTTCTTCACGAAATGGCTGCGTGATCTTGCTTCTGAGCAGACTGAAGAATATGGCGTTCCGCATGTAATCCCAAATATCCTGGGGAATCAGGAAGGAGCTGCTGCATGGGGCGATGCTGCGGTTATTGTTCCTTGGACCGTGTATCAGATGTATGGCGACCTTAGGCTGCTGGAGCAACAGTACGACAGCATGAAGGGCTGGGTTGATTACATCTCTGGACGCTGCGGGATTAATGGGCTGTGGCAGACAGGATTTCAATACGGAGACTGGCTCGGACTTGATAAGGAAGAGATCAGTAATGAGCGGACCGGGGCTACGGATGTGTATCTGGTGGCTAACGCTTATTATGCCTATTCCACAGAGCTGCTGGCCAAGACTGCCAGCGTGTTAAACAGATCTGAGGATGCCACCAAATACGAAACGCTTCATAGCCAAATCAAATCAGCGTTCCAGGAAGAGTATATTTCCGCAACCGGCAGATTAGTCAGTGAGACTCAAACGGCTTGCGTATTAGCTCTTCATTTCAATCTGGTGGAGGACAAGCACCGGGAGAGAGTCCGCAAGACCCTGGAGTCTAGCATAGCCCAGCATAAGAATCACCTTACGACCGGTTTTGTGGGCACTCCATATCTGTGTCATGTATTATCTGAGAATCAAATGCATGAGCTTGCGGGCACCTTGTTCCTGAAAGAAGATTTTCCGTCCTGGCTGTACGCAGTTAAGAAGGGAGCTACAACCATCTGGGAACGGTGGAACTCCATTCTCCCGAATGGAGATTTCGATACATCAGGCATGAACTCCTTAAATCATTATGCGTATGGTTCTATTGGGGAATGGATGTACAGGAAGCTGGCTGGTATTAATCAGATCGAACCCGGGTTTAAAAAGATCCTGATACACCCTCAGTTCATAAAAGGAATAAGTGCAGTAGAAGGTATTTATCATTCAATATATGGAGAAATCAAGAGCTCATGGTCTTGCCGGAATGGGGGAATTATCGTCAATGTGACGATCCCTGCCAATACTGCTGCGGTCATTATATTGCCTGAGCAGGAAGACCCGATTGAAGTCGGTTCTGGAGATTACTGTTTTAGATATCCTACACAGACCAATCTGGACATAGAGCGGTTTACTTTGGACTCCACGCTTAAGGAAGTCATCGAAGAGCCGATAGCTCTTCTGATGATTGAAGAACACGCACCCGGTATGCTGGATCATCCGATGATTAAATATGCATATGATTTCTCTATAAGCGAATTGTTGACCAATACCCCTGAGGAAACAGCAATGTTGTTTAAACTGGTTTTGAAAACATTAAATGAACCGAAAAAGCAGGGGGCTATGCGTTGAAACAAGAGGGCGTTGCAGGATAACTGCAATGCCCTTTTTATTTTAATGTAACCTAGAAACTGCAGGGATGAAAGCGCTTAAAATAAATGTAGAGATAGCAATCATATTTCCAAAAAAACAATTACGATACCATATCTATTTATAACAGAGGATTAAAATAAGGAATAGAAAGCGTTATCATTATAAGGCAAACGGGGGTAAAATAATGAATGAAACAACGGATCTTTATAGTACAGAGGTTGTAACACCAACCAAAAAATCGAAACCATTAGGTACTGATGCCCAGGGTATCCAGAAAACGATGCGGCCTCATCATTACTTAGGTGACGGTGTAGCACAAATTGCACTGAACTCCATTAGCGGACTTATTGGGATGGTTACTTACTTTTATACAGATAAGGTGGGTATTGCAGCTGCAACAGTAGGCACAATTATGCTGATCACCAAGTTAGTTAATGCATTCACGGACCTGCTAATGGGCCGTATCGTTGATGGTACTAAATCGAAGTACGGGAAAGCACGGCCTTGGATGCTGTGGATGGCTCTCCCGGCACTGGCCTCTATCATTTTGCTATTTACAGTTCCTGCCGATGCATCTAACACGGTGAAAACGATCTATGCATTGGCTACAGTAATATTCGCTTCTGCCATTGTCTACACGGGAATTGCTATTCCGTACGGAAGCTTAATGGCCATTCGTACGAAAAGCGTAGAAGAACGCGGTAAGATGGGCCTTACCCGTACCATCTTCGGATACATGATTGGAATCGTTGTCTCTGTTGTATTAATTCCGGTTACCAATATGCTGGGTGGAGATCAGAAGGCTTGGATCATCGTTGCCGTCGTGCTTGGATTATTATCAGCCATTGCACTGGTCCTGACCTTCCTTTCCTCCAAAGAGAACAATGCTAACGTCAATTTGAATGAAAGCGATAACGTACCCTTCTGGGAAAGTATAAAGCTCCTGTTTAAGAACAAATATTGGATCATCATGTTGTTTGCTCAATTATTTATTAATATGATGTATACGCTTAACGGCTCAACGGGGATCTATTATACCAAATATATTTTAGGTAATGAGGATCTGATCGGAATCATGGGTGCTGTTGGTTTGATTCCGGTATTTCTCGGCTTCGCTCTTGTGGGACCAATGATTAAAAAGTTTGGCCTTTCCAGCACTGCACGTATCGGGCTGATCGTCGGAATCGCTGCCTTGGGTATCCGCTGTTTCATGCCATATAGCTTTGTCGCTGCATTAGTGCTCGGTGGAATAACAACTCTGGCAACCATCCCCATGATGGCTGTGGGCGGGGTGCTCGTCAATAATACTGTAGAGTACGGTGAATGGAAGACAGGTAAGCGTCTGGTGGGGATGGTCAATAGTGCAAACAGCTTTGGCGTTAAAATTGGTATGGGCCTAGCCGCAGCGATGATTGGGTGGATTCTGGCCATGGGGGATTATGATGGAACATTAACCACACAGCCGGATTCCGCAATAACCAGTATCCTTGTTCTTACTGTATATCTTCCTGTGGCAATACTCGTGCTTACGTATCTCTGCCTGCGCAAGTATGACCTGGATGCGAAGTATCCTCAGATTGTAAAGGAACTGGAAGAACGCCGTAGTCAACAATAAACTGAATTGGTTCTGTTATCCAATGAGGACGGTGTCCTTCTTATGCTTTTATCTGACTTAAAAATATCTTTTTCAAAATATTAAGCTGCTCCGCTTCCTTAACCTGAGTCTGAAAAGCCGGAATGCCATTTAACATCGCCATCTTTTTAGAGAAGTTGCCAAACACATTCATCATAGTGATCATAATCTCTTTCGTCATGCTCTCTGTTTTAACAGAGCCGTCCTTTACTCCAAGGTCAGCCAATTCAGTAAACAAGGCGACTAACCGGTTATATTGAGCTTGATAAAGAGCGATATCCTCCAACGGCTCTTTTGATAAGGCCACGTAACATTCAAAAGCTTCTATCAGTTTTGAACTCTGCTGGTGTCCGGTAATACCGAAAAAAATGAATGCGTCAAAGATACGGCTCAACTTGTCATAGCAGTTTCCTTCGCCGCGAACGATTTTCTCGAATACCTCGATCTCTGATTGGACAATTTCGGAAGCGACCGCGACAATTAAGTTCTCCTTTTTTGGAAAGTAGCGGAAGACTGTTGCAACGCCAAGGCTTGCTTCTCTTGCAATCTCCTGCATGGTTGACTGTTCGAAGCCTTTATCTGCAAAAACAGCTTTGGCTGTTTCGATTATACTTTTTCTGCGTTTCGCCTTCATACTGCTGCGCTCTTGCTCAAGACGTTGTTGGGGTTGAATGGGAAGGCCTCCTCTGCTTGACGTTGTTCTAAATATGCTAGCAAAGGCGGACATTTCTTGTCAATTAGATAACGACAAAATTTATGATGAAACCTTAAGCTAGCAGCCTTGTGTAAGAGGTTTGAAATGTACCGCGAATTAATGATAGTATAATTATTGTAATGATACCAATACTATCATTTTGGAGGTGCCTCGATTGACCATGAATGAGAATGAGAATGCCAACCCAACCAGACCTGAAGTTGATTTTATGGACAAGGCTTTTATCCAGCAGCCCTTTGCAGCTTATGAACGGCTGCGCGAAGAGGAGCCGGTACATCGTTTTCTGCTGCCGGGCGGGCAATTTGCCTGGTTAGTCTCCAGGTATGAGGATGCGCTTAAGGTTTTGCAGGACTCACGTTTTGTGACGAATCCCCCGAATGCCGGTAATGAAGAAGCTTCTTTGCCTTCGCACCAGGAAGTTATTTCTCGAAATTTGATTAGCGTTGGCCCTGAGGATCATCGCAGATTGCGGCGTTTAATTCAAAAAGCTTTTACACCCCGGATGATTGAAGGACTTCGCGGGCGGATCGAGGAGATTAGCGAGGAGTTGTTGGATACTATTGCTGGAAAAGGCACCCGGAAAATGGATCTAATCGAAGAGTATGCCTTCCCGCTCCCCATTATAGTCATCTGTGAAATGCTGGGTGTGCCTCTGGAGGACCAGGATAGATTCAGAGGATGGTCCGATGTTATTATGGAAGGATTCAATAATCCGGAGCTTGACCAGGCTAGCGATGAGGTCATG is a window encoding:
- a CDS encoding glycoside hydrolase family 78 protein; translation: MQTAYQITVTKDTEEVWNSGKVEADTSILVEYAGLPLQASSFYQIHVTAWDNQGNQASIAGHFETGLLKGSNFTADWITHTFPDDETAPPVFQKIFTAEKDIQSARLYASSLGVYEISINGNRVGDHYFAPGWTNYKERLQYQTYSLDGLLEQQNKIEITVGNGWYKGIFGFTCTPNHYGDRVAAIAELHIVYTDGSKEVIVTDESWKVTKGPIRSSEIYMGETYDSCYADDTQYEVVPFSYNNERLVAQECEPVRITKRLPAVKLFTTPKGEQVIDFGQILTGFVELQITGREGQVITIRHAEVLDKEGNLYPETLRQAISIDRFICNGKEQVFRPHFTFHGFRYIAVEGLEVIQPELFTACVLHSHLEETGSLTTSSEMVNQLFSNIQWSQRGNFLDIPTDCPQRDERLGWTGDAQVFAGTAAFNMNVASFFTKWLRDLASEQTEEYGVPHVIPNILGNQEGAAAWGDAAVIVPWTVYQMYGDLRLLEQQYDSMKGWVDYISGRCGINGLWQTGFQYGDWLGLDKEEISNERTGATDVYLVANAYYAYSTELLAKTASVLNRSEDATKYETLHSQIKSAFQEEYISATGRLVSETQTACVLALHFNLVEDKHRERVRKTLESSIAQHKNHLTTGFVGTPYLCHVLSENQMHELAGTLFLKEDFPSWLYAVKKGATTIWERWNSILPNGDFDTSGMNSLNHYAYGSIGEWMYRKLAGINQIEPGFKKILIHPQFIKGISAVEGIYHSIYGEIKSSWSCRNGGIIVNVTIPANTAAVIILPEQEDPIEVGSGDYCFRYPTQTNLDIERFTLDSTLKEVIEEPIALLMIEEHAPGMLDHPMIKYAYDFSISELLTNTPEETAMLFKLVLKTLNEPKKQGAMR
- a CDS encoding glycoside-pentoside-hexuronide (GPH):cation symporter — protein: MNETTDLYSTEVVTPTKKSKPLGTDAQGIQKTMRPHHYLGDGVAQIALNSISGLIGMVTYFYTDKVGIAAATVGTIMLITKLVNAFTDLLMGRIVDGTKSKYGKARPWMLWMALPALASIILLFTVPADASNTVKTIYALATVIFASAIVYTGIAIPYGSLMAIRTKSVEERGKMGLTRTIFGYMIGIVVSVVLIPVTNMLGGDQKAWIIVAVVLGLLSAIALVLTFLSSKENNANVNLNESDNVPFWESIKLLFKNKYWIIMLFAQLFINMMYTLNGSTGIYYTKYILGNEDLIGIMGAVGLIPVFLGFALVGPMIKKFGLSSTARIGLIVGIAALGIRCFMPYSFVAALVLGGITTLATIPMMAVGGVLVNNTVEYGEWKTGKRLVGMVNSANSFGVKIGMGLAAAMIGWILAMGDYDGTLTTQPDSAITSILVLTVYLPVAILVLTYLCLRKYDLDAKYPQIVKELEERRSQQ
- a CDS encoding TetR/AcrR family transcriptional regulator, with amino-acid sequence MKAKRRKSIIETAKAVFADKGFEQSTMQEIAREASLGVATVFRYFPKKENLIVAVASEIVQSEIEVFEKIVRGEGNCYDKLSRIFDAFIFFGITGHQQSSKLIEAFECYVALSKEPLEDIALYQAQYNRLVALFTELADLGVKDGSVKTESMTKEIMITMMNVFGNFSKKMAMLNGIPAFQTQVKEAEQLNILKKIFLSQIKA